Sequence from the Fictibacillus arsenicus genome:
TAGTAGAAGCAATGAATTATGAGAAGATTGATATGGCATATTTCGGGCCTCTTACATATGTTGTTGCGCAGGAGGAAAGCGGAGCAAAAGCGATCGTAACACAGCTGATAAAAGGAGAACCATTTTATTATTCTTACTTAATTACTCATAAAGACAGTAAATATGAAAATATTGACGATATGATTAAAGATGTCAAAAATGTAAGATTTGCTTTTGGTGACCCTTCTTCAACATCTGGTTCATTAATTCCGGGTATCAAGCTTAAAGATGAAGGTGTTTATAAGAGTGAAGCTGAGAATGATTTTAAAAATGTAAGATTCACTGGATCACATGATGCTACTGCACTTGCCGTCCAAAACAAACAAGTTGATGTCGGGGCGATCGATAGTGCCATCTATGACAAGCTTGTGGAAGAAGGAACAGTTGATGGCAAACAGTTTAAGGTGATTTGGAAGTCTGAAAAACTGTTTCAATATCCTTGGGCCGTTGCAAAAAATACAGACAAGGAAACAATGAAACAGCTGCAAGATATTTTCTTAAGTATTAAAGACAAAGAGATCCTTGATGCATTCGGAGCCACCGGTTTTACGAAAGCGGAGAACAAAGATTATGAAAGTATCCGCAAGGCGGCTATAAAAGAAGGTATGATCCAAGAATAGAGGGGAACAATGGTTTGGTTTAAAAAGAGACAATTCTTTGTCTTTCTCATCATTGCAGTTCTCGCAGCTTATAGTATGAGATTGACAGAGTTCGACCTTTCTAAGTTTCGGGACTTTGAAAATATGGGAGACTTTCTTTCAAAATGGTTTCCAATGAACACAGAAAGTCTTCCTTACTTATTTACAGAAAGTGTTTTGACGATATCAATCGCATTTTTGGGGAGTTTATTCGGATTGATCATTGCACTTCCATTAAGCTTTTTTGCAGCACGAAATACGAGCGGGCATCGTATTATTTTTGCGGCAACCCGCTTTTATCTAAGTTTTTTACGTTCTGTTCCAGAGTTTGTATTTGGCTTGATATTATTAACCACATTAGGACTCGGTCCCTTTCCGGCCGTAATCGCGATTGTACTGCATAACATCGGAGTGCTAGGAAAGCTCATCTCAGAGCTGATTGAAGCGGCTGATAAAGGTCCGATGGAAGCGATGTCTGCTGTAGGGGCTAAACGCTGGATCGGTAATTTATTTGCCATCCTGCCTCAAATCTGGCCAAATGTTCTGTCTCAGTTTTTTTACCGATTCGAAGTTGCTATCCGGACATCCCTTATATTAGGTCTGATAGGCGGAGGCGGAATCGGGCAGCAGCTTTTTATTCATTTTAAAACATTTCAATATCAGCTAGTGTCTGTAGATGTTCTGTTAATAATGATCATGGTTATTTTAGTAGATTACATTGGCGGAAAAATACGGGAAAAGGTTATTTAGGTGGTAAGATGATTAAATTCGAAAATGTTTCAGTTTTATATCCTGGTGCAGCAGAACCAGCCTTGAAAAATTTGAGCATCCATTTTAACCAAGGGGAGTTCGTTTGTGTATTAGGCAAGAGCGGTGCAGGGAAATCTACGTTTATTCGCTGCATTAATGGACTTCAGCCGGTATCAGAAGGAACGGTAAAATGGAATGATAAATCGCTGTCAGAAATGACTCCTAAAGAGAATTTAGAGATTCGACGCAAGACGGGAATGATTTTTCAGCATTTTAACTTGATTCCAAGAATGAGTGTTGTTCAAAATATCTTAACAGGGTTGTTTGGCTATAAAAAATCCTATGAAAATCTACTGGGGTTATTTAATTCTAATGAAAGAATGTCTGCTTTAGAAGCAATTGATCAAGTTGAATTAACAGTGGAGCCAACCAGAAGAGTAGAGAATCTGAGCGGGGGACAAAAGCAAAGGGTAGCAATAGCGAGGGCTCTTATTCAAAATCCTAATGTATTCCTAGGAGACGAACCTGTTGCAAGTTTAGATCCCGGTACTGCTGAGAGAATTTTTCATCTTTTAAAAGAAACACATATAAAGCGAAACTTAGTATCCATTATCAATGTTCATGATGTTGGCCTTGCAAAAAAATTCGCGACAAGAATTATTGCATTGAAAAAAGGAAGGCTCATTTTCGATGGCGCCCCAGAAAAATTTGACGAAAAACTCTATGCTGAGA
This genomic interval carries:
- the phnD gene encoding phosphate/phosphite/phosphonate ABC transporter substrate-binding protein, translating into MKKLGLLFVILALLVSACGTKEENKDKDAGNKDGVFTIGVIPAQTEGEMKGALDKLQNILSEKMDREVKITSYPDYNGVVEAMNYEKIDMAYFGPLTYVVAQEESGAKAIVTQLIKGEPFYYSYLITHKDSKYENIDDMIKDVKNVRFAFGDPSSTSGSLIPGIKLKDEGVYKSEAENDFKNVRFTGSHDATALAVQNKQVDVGAIDSAIYDKLVEEGTVDGKQFKVIWKSEKLFQYPWAVAKNTDKETMKQLQDIFLSIKDKEILDAFGATGFTKAENKDYESIRKAAIKEGMIQE
- the phnE gene encoding phosphonate ABC transporter, permease protein PhnE — translated: MVWFKKRQFFVFLIIAVLAAYSMRLTEFDLSKFRDFENMGDFLSKWFPMNTESLPYLFTESVLTISIAFLGSLFGLIIALPLSFFAARNTSGHRIIFAATRFYLSFLRSVPEFVFGLILLTTLGLGPFPAVIAIVLHNIGVLGKLISELIEAADKGPMEAMSAVGAKRWIGNLFAILPQIWPNVLSQFFYRFEVAIRTSLILGLIGGGGIGQQLFIHFKTFQYQLVSVDVLLIMIMVILVDYIGGKIREKVI
- the phnC gene encoding phosphonate ABC transporter ATP-binding protein, with the translated sequence MIKFENVSVLYPGAAEPALKNLSIHFNQGEFVCVLGKSGAGKSTFIRCINGLQPVSEGTVKWNDKSLSEMTPKENLEIRRKTGMIFQHFNLIPRMSVVQNILTGLFGYKKSYENLLGLFNSNERMSALEAIDQVELTVEPTRRVENLSGGQKQRVAIARALIQNPNVFLGDEPVASLDPGTAERIFHLLKETHIKRNLVSIINVHDVGLAKKFATRIIALKKGRLIFDGAPEKFDEKLYAETYNQ